The genomic window CGCCACGATCAACTACACCAGCGGGACGACGGCGCGGCCCAAGGGCGTGCAGATGACCCACCGCAACATCTGGGTCAACGCGGTGACCTTCGGCATGCACATGCAGGTCAGCGACCGCGACGTCTACCTGCACACGCTGCCGATGTTCCACTGCAACGGCTGGGGCCTGCCCTACACGATGGCCGGTCTGGGAGCCCGCCAGGTGGTGCTGCGCAAGGTCGACGGCGCGGAGATCCTGCGCCGCGTCGAGCAGCACGGCGTGACGATGATGTCCGGGGCGCCGGCGGTGTGGAACGCCGTCCTCGAGGCCGCCGCCGACTGGGACGGCGAGGTCCCCGGCCGCGACCGGGTGCGGATCGTCGTCGCCGGGGCGCCGCCGCCCTCGCGCACCATCGCCCGCGTCGAGGCCGAGCTCGGCTGGGAGTTCAACCAGATCTACGGCCTCACCGAGACCGCGCCGCTGCTCACCGTCAACCGGCCGCGCGCCGAGTGGGACGACCTCGACCGGGAGGAGCGGGCGAAGCTGCTCTCGCGGGCCGGCGTCCCGGCGCTGGGCACGCGCATCGCCGTCAGCGAGACCGGCGAGGTGCTCGCGCAGGGCAACACCGTGCTCGCCGGCTACTGGGAGAACCCCGACGCCTCGGCCGAGGCCCTGGAGGACGGCTGGTTCCACACCGGCGACGGCGGCAGCCTCGACGAAGGCGGCTACCTGACCATCTCCGACCGCAAGAAGGACGTGATCATCACCGGCGGCGAGAACGTCTCCTCCATCGAGGTCGAGGACGCCGTGTTCAGCCACCCCGCCGTCGCCGAGGTCGCCGTCATCGGCATCCCCGACGACAAGTGGGGGGAGCTGGTGACCGCGCTCGTGGTGCTCGCCGAGGGCCGGACCGCCACCGCCGAGGAGATCATCGCCCACTGCCGGTCGCGGCTGGCCGGCTACAAGGCGCCCAAGCGGGTCGAGTTCCGCGACGAGCTGGCCCGCACCGCCACCGGCAAGATCCAGAAGTTCAAGCTGCGCGAGTCCTTCTGGTCCGGCACCGGCGGCCGCCAGGTGAACTAGCGCCGGCCGACGCCTCCCCCCTCGGGGTGAGGGGGGCCCGTCCACCCCTCCGCAGGTCACCCGGACCGGTCGATCACCGGTCCGGGTGGCGCTCGCACGGGCGCCCGGAGAGCACGCGCCCGGCCCCGACGCCGGCGCGCCGGGAGGGGTCGGCACGTGGGTACGGGTACGCGCACGCGACA from Geodermatophilus normandii includes these protein-coding regions:
- a CDS encoding AMP-binding protein; its protein translation is MRVPLTTRDFLDRAELVYGDRVGVVDEPAQPAPSLGEVSYREVARRGRALQAGLDALGVGEGERIAIVSHNAARLLEVLLAVPSSGRVAVPVNFRLNPEEVSYIVGHCGARVLLVDPELETSLKGVQAEHRFGTGEEYEQLLAFDAEPRAWGEPDEDATATINYTSGTTARPKGVQMTHRNIWVNAVTFGMHMQVSDRDVYLHTLPMFHCNGWGLPYTMAGLGARQVVLRKVDGAEILRRVEQHGVTMMSGAPAVWNAVLEAAADWDGEVPGRDRVRIVVAGAPPPSRTIARVEAELGWEFNQIYGLTETAPLLTVNRPRAEWDDLDREERAKLLSRAGVPALGTRIAVSETGEVLAQGNTVLAGYWENPDASAEALEDGWFHTGDGGSLDEGGYLTISDRKKDVIITGGENVSSIEVEDAVFSHPAVAEVAVIGIPDDKWGELVTALVVLAEGRTATAEEIIAHCRSRLAGYKAPKRVEFRDELARTATGKIQKFKLRESFWSGTGGRQVN